One window of Etheostoma spectabile isolate EspeVRDwgs_2016 chromosome 6, UIUC_Espe_1.0, whole genome shotgun sequence genomic DNA carries:
- the akirin1 gene encoding akirin-1 isoform X1, producing MACGATLKRSMEFEALLSPQSPKRRRCNPLPGTPGAPSPQRCNLRPPVDSPTHSMSPPAIGGEHRLTPEQIFQNLRQEYSRIQRRRQLEGAFNQTEACSSSDAPSPSSSLNAPSSPPGLPKDPWLDLHDQHVSQEAGYCCSSKQSQGQSDCDSRCASRKDQPSFTLKQVSYLCERLLKDHEEKIREEYEQILNTKLAEQYESFVKFTQDQIMRRYGARPASYVS from the exons ATGGCTTGTGGAGCAACGTTAAAGCGGTCGATGGAGTTTGAGGCCCTCCTCAGTCCCCAGTCTCCCAAGCGGAGAAGGTGCAATCCACTACCGGGGACTCCTGGCGCTCCGTCCCCGCAAAGATGCAACCTCCGTCCGCCGGTCGACAGCCCAACGCATTCGATGTCACCTCCGGCCATAGGAGGCGAACACAGGCTCACTCCAG AGCAGATCTTCCAGAACCTCCGTCAGGAGTACAGCCGTATCCAGAGGCGGCGGCAGCTGGAAGGGGCCTTCAACCAAACTGAGGCCTGTAGCTCCAGTGATGCCCCCAGCCCCAGTTCCTCCCTCAACGCTCCCAGCTCCCCACCAG GCCTGCCAAAAGATCCTTGGCTGGACCTGCATGACCAACACGTGTCTCAAGAGGCAGGCTACTGCTGCTCATCAAAACAATCACAAGGGCAGAGTGATTGTGATTCCAGAT gtgCCTCAAGGAAGGACCAGCCCTCGTTTACACTGAAGCAGGTGAGCTACCTGTGTGAGCGGCTGCTTAAAGACCACGAGGAGAAGATCCGGGAGGAATACGAACAGATCCTTAACACAAAACTTGCAG AACAATATGAATCTTTTGTGAAATTCACACAAGACCAGATCATGCGAAGATACGGAGCCCGGCCTGCTAGTT ATGTCTCTTGA
- the akirin1 gene encoding akirin-1 isoform X2, whose amino-acid sequence MACGATLKRSMEFEALLSPQSPKRRRCNPLPGTPGAPSPQRCNLRPPVDSPTHSMSPPAIGGEHRLTPEQIFQNLRQEYSRIQRRRQLEGAFNQTEACSSSDAPSPSSSLNAPSSPPGASRKDQPSFTLKQVSYLCERLLKDHEEKIREEYEQILNTKLAEQYESFVKFTQDQIMRRYGARPASYVS is encoded by the exons ATGGCTTGTGGAGCAACGTTAAAGCGGTCGATGGAGTTTGAGGCCCTCCTCAGTCCCCAGTCTCCCAAGCGGAGAAGGTGCAATCCACTACCGGGGACTCCTGGCGCTCCGTCCCCGCAAAGATGCAACCTCCGTCCGCCGGTCGACAGCCCAACGCATTCGATGTCACCTCCGGCCATAGGAGGCGAACACAGGCTCACTCCAG AGCAGATCTTCCAGAACCTCCGTCAGGAGTACAGCCGTATCCAGAGGCGGCGGCAGCTGGAAGGGGCCTTCAACCAAACTGAGGCCTGTAGCTCCAGTGATGCCCCCAGCCCCAGTTCCTCCCTCAACGCTCCCAGCTCCCCACCAG gtgCCTCAAGGAAGGACCAGCCCTCGTTTACACTGAAGCAGGTGAGCTACCTGTGTGAGCGGCTGCTTAAAGACCACGAGGAGAAGATCCGGGAGGAATACGAACAGATCCTTAACACAAAACTTGCAG AACAATATGAATCTTTTGTGAAATTCACACAAGACCAGATCATGCGAAGATACGGAGCCCGGCCTGCTAGTT ATGTCTCTTGA